A portion of the Pseudomonas sp. GR 6-02 genome contains these proteins:
- a CDS encoding MinD/ParA family ATP-binding protein codes for MDDVHCVQVIAVTGGKGGVGKTTVAVNLSLALAKMGRRVVLLDADLGLANIDILLGLTPRYTLADVLEGRCELSEALMPGPGGIRVAPASSGLQNMTHLEPAQYRALIQAFSDIGDKLDVLIIDTAAGIGGSVINFIRASQEVLVVVCDEPTSISGAYGLIKLLNLNYGLQRFRVLANMTGSPAEGRNLFAKLEKITEMFLDVSLQYVGAVPNDESAHKAVQKGRAVFEAFPRSKCAQAFQALAHNVDSWPLPTHPRGHVEFFVEQLVHNSGR; via the coding sequence ATGGATGATGTGCATTGCGTGCAAGTTATCGCTGTGACTGGCGGTAAAGGGGGCGTGGGCAAGACAACGGTAGCGGTTAACCTCTCGTTGGCGTTGGCAAAAATGGGGCGGCGCGTCGTATTGCTGGATGCCGATCTTGGCCTGGCGAATATCGATATTCTGCTGGGGCTGACTCCGCGCTACACACTGGCCGATGTTCTCGAAGGGCGTTGCGAGCTGTCCGAGGCACTCATGCCTGGGCCTGGAGGCATTCGTGTGGCCCCGGCCTCTTCTGGTTTGCAGAACATGACTCATCTGGAGCCTGCGCAATACCGCGCGCTGATCCAGGCCTTTAGCGATATCGGCGACAAACTGGATGTGCTGATCATCGATACGGCCGCCGGTATCGGTGGTTCAGTGATCAACTTCATCCGCGCGTCTCAGGAAGTGCTGGTGGTGGTGTGCGATGAACCCACCTCGATCAGCGGCGCCTACGGGCTGATCAAGTTGCTCAACCTGAACTACGGTCTGCAGCGTTTTCGCGTGCTGGCCAACATGACGGGCAGTCCGGCGGAAGGCCGCAATCTGTTTGCCAAGCTGGAAAAGATTACCGAAATGTTCCTGGATGTCTCGCTGCAATACGTCGGCGCGGTGCCGAACGACGAAAGTGCGCACAAAGCCGTGCAGAAGGGACGCGCAGTGTTTGAAGCCTTCCCTCGTTCCAAGTGCGCTCAAGCTTTCCAGGCCCTTGCTCACAACGTCGACAGCTGGCCATTGCCGACTCATCCGAGAGGGCACGTGGAGTTCTTCGTTGAGCAACTCGTGCATAATTCCGGCAGGTGA
- the ggt gene encoding gamma-glutamyltransferase — MKFEPFAKSLMATSLALSCLMAHAASVAPVAAENGMVVTAQHLASHVGVDVLKNGGNAVDAAVAVGYALAVVYPAAGNLGGGGFMTIQLADGRKTFLDFREKAPLAATADMYLDKQGNVIPDLSTRGHLAVGVPGTVSGMELALKKFGTKPRKEVIAPAIKLAEDGFVLEQGDVDLLEYATDVFKKDMRDSGSIFLSNGEPMQVGQKLVQKDLSKTLREISEKGADGFYKGWVADAIVTSSQANKGIITQADLDKYQTRELAPIECDYRGYHVVSAPPPSSGGVVICEIMNILDGYPMKDLGYRSAQAMHYQIEAMRHAYVDRNSYLGDPDFVKNPIAHLLDKNYATKIRAAIDPQKAGVSRELKPGVAPHEGSNTTHYSIVDKWGNAVSVTYTLNDWFGAGVMASKTGVILNDEMDDFTSKIGVPNMYGLVQGEANAIAPGKAPLSSMSPTIVTKDGKVVMVVGTPGGSRIITATLLTMLNVIDYGMNIQEAVDAPRFHQQWLPEETNLENFATSPDTKKMLESWGHKFAGPQDPNHIAAILVGAPSLEGKPVGKNRFYGANDPRRNTGLSLGY, encoded by the coding sequence ATGAAGTTCGAACCTTTTGCCAAATCGCTCATGGCGACCTCATTGGCGCTGAGCTGCCTGATGGCCCATGCGGCCTCCGTCGCCCCGGTCGCGGCCGAAAACGGCATGGTTGTCACCGCCCAGCATCTGGCCAGCCACGTTGGCGTCGATGTCCTCAAGAATGGCGGCAATGCTGTCGATGCGGCGGTGGCGGTGGGTTATGCGCTGGCGGTGGTGTACCCCGCTGCAGGCAACCTGGGCGGCGGCGGCTTCATGACGATTCAATTGGCGGACGGGCGCAAGACCTTCCTCGACTTCCGTGAAAAAGCACCTCTGGCCGCCACGGCCGACATGTACCTCGACAAACAGGGCAACGTCATCCCTGATCTCAGCACCCGCGGCCATTTGGCCGTCGGCGTGCCGGGTACTGTGTCTGGCATGGAGCTGGCGCTGAAGAAATTCGGCACCAAACCTCGCAAGGAAGTGATCGCCCCGGCGATCAAACTTGCCGAAGACGGTTTTGTGCTGGAGCAGGGCGATGTCGATTTACTGGAGTACGCCACAGACGTCTTCAAGAAAGACATGCGCGACTCGGGCTCGATCTTCCTGAGCAATGGCGAGCCGATGCAGGTCGGGCAGAAACTCGTGCAAAAAGACTTGAGCAAAACCCTGCGGGAAATTTCCGAGAAGGGCGCCGACGGTTTCTATAAAGGCTGGGTGGCCGACGCTATTGTCACCTCCAGCCAGGCCAACAAGGGCATCATCACCCAGGCCGACCTCGACAAATACCAGACCCGCGAACTGGCACCCATCGAGTGCGACTACCGCGGCTACCACGTGGTCTCGGCGCCGCCGCCAAGCTCCGGCGGTGTGGTGATCTGCGAGATCATGAACATCCTCGACGGCTACCCGATGAAAGACCTCGGCTACCGCTCGGCGCAGGCCATGCACTACCAGATCGAAGCGATGCGCCACGCGTATGTGGACCGCAACAGCTACCTCGGCGACCCGGATTTCGTGAAAAATCCGATCGCCCATTTGCTGGATAAAAACTACGCGACCAAAATCCGCGCCGCCATCGATCCGCAAAAGGCCGGCGTGTCCCGCGAGCTCAAACCTGGCGTAGCGCCCCACGAAGGCAGCAACACCACCCATTACTCGATCGTCGACAAATGGGGCAACGCGGTATCGGTGACCTACACCCTCAACGACTGGTTCGGCGCCGGCGTGATGGCGAGCAAAACCGGGGTCATCCTCAATGATGAAATGGACGACTTCACCTCGAAAATCGGCGTGCCGAACATGTACGGCCTTGTACAAGGGGAGGCCAACGCCATTGCCCCCGGCAAGGCACCGCTGTCGTCCATGAGCCCGACCATCGTCACCAAAGATGGCAAAGTCGTCATGGTCGTCGGCACTCCCGGTGGCAGCCGCATCATCACCGCGACCCTGCTGACCATGCTCAACGTGATCGACTACGGCATGAACATCCAGGAAGCGGTGGATGCGCCGCGTTTCCACCAGCAGTGGTTGCCGGAAGAAACCAACCTGGAGAACTTCGCCACCAGCCCGGACACCAAGAAGATGCTCGAAAGTTGGGGCCACAAGTTTGCCGGCCCGCAGGACCCCAACCATATTGCAGCTATTCTGGTAGGTGCGCCTTCGCTGGAAGGCAAACCCGTGGGCAAGAACCGCTTCTATGGGGCGAACGATCCACGGCGCAATACCGGGCTGTCGCTCGGTTACTGA
- a CDS encoding purine-cytosine permease family protein: protein MTKVSDTQQRSPLIETRSIDYIPEAERHGSLYSQFTLWFGANLQITAIVTGALAVVLGGDVFWSLIGLLVGQLLGGAVVALHAAQGPKLGLPQMISSRVQFGVYGAAIPIVLVCLMYLGFSATGAVLSGQAIAQLVHVSDSAGILIFASCIAFLTLFGYRVIHLVGRVASVLGIIAFVYLFTRLMTLNDIGLLLENRHFGWSTFLLAVSLSASWQIAFGPYVADYSRYLPSKTSSWKTFTAVGLGTVVGAQASMVLGVFAAALAGANFRGHEVATIVGLGSTGVMASLLYLSVVFGKVTVSTLNAYGSFMCVATIISGFRRGFEISAGKRMLFVLVIVGASTTLALLGQYSFLSTFKYFILFLLTFFTPWSAINLVDYYFINKERYDIPALSDPAGRYGRWNVLGISVYVLGVLVQLPFVDTHFYSGPMVAQLGGVDISWIVGLVVPGMLYYWLARTSALAVSVERSSQA, encoded by the coding sequence ATGACCAAGGTCAGCGATACCCAGCAGCGAAGTCCCCTGATCGAGACTCGTTCGATCGATTACATCCCGGAAGCCGAGCGTCATGGCAGCCTCTACAGCCAGTTCACCCTGTGGTTCGGCGCCAATCTGCAGATCACGGCGATTGTGACCGGCGCGCTGGCCGTGGTGCTGGGTGGCGATGTGTTCTGGTCACTCATTGGTTTGCTGGTCGGCCAGTTGCTCGGCGGCGCGGTGGTGGCGCTGCACGCTGCACAAGGACCCAAGCTCGGGCTGCCGCAGATGATCTCCAGTCGCGTGCAGTTCGGGGTCTATGGGGCGGCGATTCCGATTGTGCTGGTGTGTCTGATGTACCTCGGCTTCAGCGCCACCGGCGCGGTACTGTCGGGGCAGGCCATTGCTCAATTGGTCCATGTCAGTGACAGCGCCGGCATCCTGATTTTCGCCTCCTGCATCGCGTTTCTGACCCTCTTCGGTTATCGGGTCATCCACCTGGTGGGCAGGGTGGCGAGCGTGCTGGGCATCATCGCCTTCGTCTATCTGTTTACCCGGTTGATGACGCTCAACGATATCGGTCTGTTGCTGGAAAACCGCCATTTCGGCTGGAGTACTTTCTTGCTGGCGGTGTCTCTTTCCGCATCCTGGCAGATCGCGTTCGGCCCTTATGTGGCCGACTACTCACGCTACCTGCCGAGCAAGACCTCATCCTGGAAGACGTTCACCGCCGTCGGCCTGGGGACGGTGGTGGGGGCCCAGGCTTCCATGGTGCTGGGGGTGTTCGCCGCTGCGTTGGCGGGCGCGAATTTTCGTGGGCATGAAGTCGCCACCATCGTCGGGTTGGGCAGTACCGGGGTGATGGCCTCCCTGCTGTACTTGAGCGTGGTGTTCGGCAAGGTCACGGTGTCGACCCTCAACGCTTATGGCAGCTTCATGTGCGTGGCCACCATCATCAGTGGCTTTCGTCGTGGCTTCGAAATATCCGCCGGTAAACGCATGCTGTTTGTGCTGGTGATTGTCGGCGCGTCCACCACGCTGGCGCTGCTGGGGCAGTACTCGTTCCTGAGCACGTTCAAGTACTTCATCCTCTTCCTGCTGACGTTCTTCACGCCGTGGAGCGCGATCAACCTGGTGGATTACTACTTCATCAACAAGGAGCGCTATGACATCCCGGCGTTGTCCGACCCGGCGGGGCGTTATGGCCGTTGGAATGTGTTGGGGATCAGCGTGTATGTGCTCGGTGTGTTGGTCCAGCTGCCTTTTGTCGACACTCACTTCTACTCCGGACCAATGGTCGCGCAGCTCGGTGGTGTCGATATTTCCTGGATCGTCGGGCTGGTGGTGCCGGGCATGCTCTATTACTGGCTGGCCAGGACATCTGCGCTTGCGGTGTCGGTCGAGCGCAGTTCGCAGGCTTGA
- a CDS encoding CAP domain-containing protein — protein MRPTVRCCRFISLCLMPLFPLFASPAHASGERQLVEVINDYRADPDRCAGRAVRPLRPLALKSDLSLPIGYGGGLREGLKANGYQAVTVRTIRLVGAQDADEAFDMLQSDYCGALLDTQYADIGVTRARSEWRVVLAQPVLDGRIGDSRAAGKTLLAQVNAARARPRMCGRQRFAAARPLTWNAALGAAAQGHSKAMAYGNYFAHQDPDGDMPADRARAAGYRGRQIGENIAAGQGSPSQAMSGWLASPGHCANLMNPMFTQVGAAYASDSRSNKGVYWTMLFGAP, from the coding sequence ATGCGCCCGACTGTCCGCTGCTGCCGCTTTATTTCGCTGTGCCTGATGCCTTTGTTTCCGCTGTTCGCCAGCCCCGCCCATGCCAGCGGGGAACGGCAACTGGTGGAAGTCATCAACGATTACCGCGCCGATCCCGACCGCTGCGCGGGGCGTGCGGTCAGGCCGTTACGGCCACTGGCGCTGAAATCGGACTTGTCCTTGCCGATCGGCTATGGCGGTGGTTTGCGGGAGGGGTTGAAGGCTAACGGCTATCAGGCTGTAACGGTACGGACCATCCGCCTGGTCGGCGCGCAAGATGCCGATGAGGCGTTCGACATGCTCCAGAGCGACTACTGTGGGGCGCTGCTCGATACCCAATACGCCGACATCGGTGTCACTCGTGCCCGCAGCGAATGGCGGGTGGTGCTGGCGCAACCGGTGCTCGACGGGCGTATCGGCGATTCGCGCGCTGCGGGCAAGACGTTGCTGGCGCAGGTCAACGCGGCAAGAGCCAGGCCACGCATGTGTGGGCGCCAACGCTTCGCCGCCGCACGGCCATTAACCTGGAACGCCGCCCTGGGCGCCGCCGCTCAAGGGCACAGCAAGGCAATGGCCTACGGCAACTACTTCGCCCACCAGGACCCCGACGGTGATATGCCGGCGGATCGCGCCAGAGCCGCCGGTTACCGCGGCCGGCAGATCGGCGAGAACATCGCCGCCGGGCAAGGCTCGCCCAGCCAGGCGATGTCCGGCTGGCTGGCCAGCCCCGGGCATTGCGCCAACCTGATGAACCCGATGTTTACCCAGGTCGGCGCCGCGTACGCCAGCGATTCGCGCAGCAACAAAGGGGTTTATTGGACGATGCTGTTTGGCGCGCCTTGA
- a CDS encoding lysozyme inhibitor LprI family protein, with translation MPPTLFCSNARRALLLGFLAFSAAAHASSFDCTSAASSSEKAICADAYTSKLDQKLGAVWRSTLEKVTAPKALKADQRQWLKQRNRCADQIDCLRQQYLMRITELEHAAIPFTWDATWQRIPWGVSTGAELKTKRRDSTHLVFEVSAASGANSGDLDGVAKLDGTQAHYVEGACALTFQAINGVLDVTQDGADADCGAGMGVFYAGRYVASEQPLALDNDLLSLGLARTQQEDDALRQLLKDDYQTLVDSSSSRLIGDESNDLPGAEVTEMWVRGLGNTNAAILMRTADVRFWLVLLVFDEQNNSRARYYTNASDWKGRLPDVLQHWYDERTKGQVMPLDLMP, from the coding sequence ATGCCCCCGACCTTGTTCTGCTCTAACGCTCGCCGCGCTTTACTGCTGGGGTTTCTCGCATTCTCTGCCGCAGCCCATGCCAGTAGCTTCGATTGCACCAGCGCCGCCAGCTCCAGTGAAAAAGCCATTTGCGCCGACGCTTACACGTCGAAGCTGGACCAAAAACTGGGAGCGGTCTGGCGCTCGACGCTGGAAAAAGTCACCGCCCCTAAAGCGTTAAAAGCAGACCAGCGTCAGTGGTTGAAACAACGTAACCGCTGCGCAGACCAAATCGATTGCCTGCGCCAACAGTACTTGATGCGCATCACTGAACTCGAACACGCGGCCATTCCGTTTACCTGGGACGCGACTTGGCAGCGCATTCCCTGGGGCGTTTCGACGGGAGCTGAGTTGAAGACAAAGCGTCGGGATTCGACTCATCTCGTCTTCGAAGTTTCTGCCGCGAGCGGCGCCAACTCTGGCGACCTGGATGGCGTCGCCAAACTGGATGGCACTCAGGCGCATTACGTCGAAGGTGCATGCGCGTTGACCTTCCAAGCCATCAACGGCGTGCTTGATGTCACCCAGGACGGCGCCGATGCCGATTGTGGTGCGGGCATGGGCGTGTTCTATGCCGGGCGCTATGTCGCGTCGGAACAGCCCTTGGCTCTGGACAACGATTTGCTGAGTCTGGGGTTGGCGCGTACACAGCAAGAAGACGATGCATTGCGGCAATTGCTCAAGGACGATTACCAGACGCTGGTGGACAGCAGCAGTTCCAGGCTGATCGGCGATGAGTCGAATGACCTGCCGGGCGCCGAAGTGACTGAAATGTGGGTACGCGGGCTGGGCAATACCAACGCCGCCATCCTCATGCGTACAGCGGACGTTCGATTTTGGCTAGTGCTGCTGGTGTTCGATGAGCAGAACAATTCCCGAGCCCGTTACTACACCAACGCGTCGGATTGGAAAGGCCGCTTACCCGATGTGCTGCAGCATTGGTATGACGAGCGAACGAAAGGGCAGGTGATGCCGTTGGATCTGATGCCTTAA
- a CDS encoding adenosine-specific kinase, protein MQLITLKIDKPEATNFIFGQTHFIKSVEDLHEALINAVPGIQFGVAFCEASGKCLVRWSGTNTAMIELAQKNAQAIAAGHSFIIFLGDGFYPLNVLNAVKMVPEVCRIFCATANPTEVILAETEQGRAILGVVDGFCAEGIEGDEDILWRKNLLRQIGYKL, encoded by the coding sequence ATGCAACTCATCACGTTGAAAATCGACAAACCGGAAGCGACGAATTTCATCTTTGGTCAGACGCACTTCATCAAGTCCGTTGAAGACCTCCACGAAGCGTTGATAAACGCCGTGCCAGGTATCCAGTTTGGCGTGGCTTTTTGTGAAGCCTCCGGCAAATGCCTGGTGCGATGGTCTGGCACCAATACCGCCATGATCGAGCTTGCGCAGAAAAACGCGCAAGCCATCGCCGCCGGCCATAGCTTCATCATTTTCCTCGGCGACGGTTTCTATCCGCTGAACGTGTTGAACGCCGTCAAAATGGTGCCAGAGGTGTGCCGCATTTTTTGTGCAACAGCCAATCCAACCGAAGTGATTCTTGCCGAGACGGAGCAGGGACGCGCGATCCTGGGCGTCGTGGATGGCTTCTGTGCCGAAGGCATTGAAGGCGACGAAGACATCCTGTGGCGCAAGAATTTGTTGCGGCAGATTGGCTACAAGCTGTGA
- a CDS encoding peroxiredoxin: MAIRIGDEAPDFTAESTEGPLHFHEWIGDKWAILFSHPKDFTPVCTTELGYMAGLKPEFDKRNTKIVGLSVDPVSNHKTWAKDIEETQGHAVNYPMIGDENLVVAKLYDMIHPNASGGARTAVDNATVRSVFIIGPDKKVKAMLIYPMSAGRNFDEVLRLLDSLQLNAKHTVATPVNWRPGEDVIIPTSVSDEDARKKYPDGFKTLKPYLRTVAQPK; the protein is encoded by the coding sequence ATGGCAATCCGTATTGGCGACGAAGCACCGGACTTTACCGCTGAAAGCACCGAGGGCCCGCTGCATTTCCATGAGTGGATCGGTGACAAGTGGGCGATTCTGTTCTCGCACCCCAAGGACTTCACCCCGGTGTGCACCACTGAGCTTGGCTACATGGCGGGGCTCAAGCCGGAGTTCGATAAGCGCAACACCAAAATCGTCGGGCTCAGTGTCGACCCTGTCAGTAACCATAAGACCTGGGCCAAAGACATCGAAGAGACCCAGGGGCATGCGGTCAACTATCCCATGATCGGCGACGAGAACCTGGTGGTGGCGAAGCTCTACGACATGATTCATCCGAATGCCAGTGGCGGCGCACGGACTGCCGTGGACAATGCCACGGTGCGTTCGGTGTTCATTATCGGCCCGGACAAAAAGGTCAAGGCGATGCTGATCTACCCGATGAGTGCAGGGCGCAACTTCGATGAAGTGCTGCGTTTGCTCGACTCTCTGCAACTGAACGCCAAGCACACCGTTGCCACGCCGGTGAACTGGCGTCCGGGCGAGGACGTCATCATTCCCACTTCGGTCTCCGATGAGGACGCCAGGAAGAAATACCCGGATGGCTTCAAGACGCTGAAACCTTATTTGCGCACCGTGGCGCAACCGAAGTAA
- a CDS encoding AraC family transcriptional regulator — MTKTKGNKDWVKRSAQPLKMERIEAFFGGHGFTPHRHDTYAIGRTLSGVQSFQYRKSQRHSLPGKTIVLHPDEVHDGEAGTEAGFHYRMIYIEPALIQQVLGGKPLPFIEGGLSSDPRLGAATQVLLQNLDACIEPLEEDDAIYDLAQALDTLSGQRGRRKSFDFAAAERARALIHDSLDRVITLDELSQASGRDRWSLSRDFRALYGTSPYRYMTQRRLDLARALMIGGHSMAEAAVCAGFFDQSHMTRQFVQTYGVSPGRWLKRLGLD, encoded by the coding sequence ATGACTAAGACCAAGGGCAACAAGGATTGGGTCAAGCGCTCGGCGCAGCCGTTGAAGATGGAGCGCATCGAAGCCTTTTTTGGCGGCCATGGCTTTACGCCGCATCGCCACGATACTTACGCCATCGGGCGAACGCTGTCGGGTGTACAAAGTTTCCAGTACCGCAAATCCCAGCGCCACAGCCTGCCCGGTAAAACCATCGTCTTGCACCCGGACGAGGTGCATGACGGTGAGGCCGGTACCGAAGCGGGTTTTCATTACCGGATGATCTACATCGAACCTGCCCTGATTCAGCAGGTGCTGGGCGGCAAGCCGTTGCCATTTATCGAGGGTGGCTTATCGAGCGACCCACGGCTGGGTGCCGCAACCCAGGTACTGCTGCAAAACCTCGACGCTTGCATCGAACCCCTGGAAGAAGACGATGCCATTTACGATCTCGCGCAGGCGCTGGATACGCTCTCTGGTCAGCGTGGGCGGCGCAAGTCATTTGATTTTGCAGCGGCCGAGCGCGCGCGTGCGCTGATTCATGACTCGCTGGATCGAGTCATTACCCTGGATGAGTTATCCCAGGCGAGTGGTCGAGACCGGTGGAGCCTGAGCCGTGATTTTCGGGCGCTGTACGGCACAAGCCCCTATCGGTACATGACCCAGCGCCGGCTCGACCTGGCAAGAGCATTGATGATTGGGGGCCACTCGATGGCAGAGGCGGCCGTATGCGCAGGTTTTTTCGACCAAAGTCACATGACGCGTCAATTCGTCCAGACCTACGGCGTCTCCCCCGGCCGGTGGCTGAAGAGGTTGGGCCTTGATTGA
- a CDS encoding histidine phosphatase family protein produces MEKEIILMRHGQPDLAVQDKVSARDMKRWIEQYDLSEIIDQPAPQSSVALARTARMIVSSSAPRALTSVRALGLQASVVDDMFCEAQLPHGRWTLPRLSPFTWAFILRVLWLCGFSGKVESASKARMRANTAAQRLQSLADEGPVLLLGHGIMNRMIAKHLEATGWIRHTSNGNQYWSATAYRMKPR; encoded by the coding sequence GTGGAAAAGGAAATTATCTTGATGCGTCATGGCCAGCCAGATCTGGCCGTGCAAGACAAAGTTTCAGCGCGCGATATGAAACGCTGGATCGAGCAATACGACCTGTCAGAAATCATCGACCAACCCGCCCCGCAATCGAGTGTGGCGCTGGCGCGTACCGCCAGAATGATCGTGTCGAGCAGTGCGCCCCGGGCGCTGACGTCGGTTCGAGCGCTAGGCCTTCAAGCCAGCGTTGTCGATGATATGTTCTGCGAAGCGCAACTGCCCCATGGACGATGGACACTGCCGCGCCTTTCACCGTTTACGTGGGCATTTATTCTTCGTGTTTTATGGTTGTGCGGTTTCTCGGGGAAGGTCGAGTCAGCCAGTAAGGCCAGAATGCGCGCCAATACGGCAGCTCAACGGCTTCAATCCCTTGCCGACGAAGGGCCTGTTTTACTGCTCGGTCATGGAATAATGAATCGAATGATTGCCAAGCACCTGGAGGCTACCGGATGGATTCGCCATACCAGCAATGGTAACCAGTACTGGAGCGCGACGGCCTATCGTATGAAACCGCGTTAA
- a CDS encoding DUF1801 domain-containing protein, which yields MSKETAGSKDTEGQGSASALIEAKIKALDDWRGETLARVRALIKQADPDVVEELKWRGVPVWSHAGIICTGETYKNAVKMTFAKGASLEDPSGLFNASLDGNTRRAIDIHEGDRIDETALKALIRAAVALNLS from the coding sequence ATGAGCAAGGAGACGGCCGGTTCAAAGGACACTGAGGGGCAAGGCTCTGCCTCTGCGCTGATCGAGGCGAAAATCAAGGCACTGGATGATTGGCGGGGCGAGACGCTCGCTCGGGTTCGAGCGCTCATCAAACAGGCCGACCCCGATGTGGTCGAGGAGTTGAAGTGGCGGGGCGTTCCGGTGTGGTCCCATGCCGGCATCATCTGCACCGGCGAGACGTACAAGAATGCCGTGAAGATGACGTTCGCCAAGGGCGCCTCGCTGGAAGACCCTTCAGGACTGTTCAACGCCAGCCTCGATGGCAACACCCGGCGTGCCATCGATATTCATGAGGGCGACCGGATTGATGAAACAGCCTTGAAGGCGCTGATCCGCGCCGCCGTGGCACTCAATCTGTCGTAG
- a CDS encoding GNAT family N-acetyltransferase, producing the protein MAVQVLRVDATHIDKVASLFDAYRGFYGQPSNLMQSRAFIAERIARDESVIFFAEDSTGEALGFVQLYPTFSSIDAHRTWLLNDLFTTPAARGRGVGTLLMNTARAFALLTGAKGMVLETATDNHLAQRLYESLGYVRDTGYYTYCLDLK; encoded by the coding sequence ATGGCCGTCCAGGTCCTGCGCGTTGATGCAACCCACATCGATAAAGTCGCCAGCCTCTTCGACGCCTATCGAGGCTTTTACGGCCAGCCCTCGAACCTGATGCAGTCTCGCGCTTTCATCGCAGAGCGCATCGCCAGGGACGAATCGGTGATTTTCTTCGCCGAGGACTCCACGGGTGAAGCGCTCGGCTTTGTCCAGTTGTACCCGACGTTCTCCTCCATCGACGCCCACCGCACCTGGCTGCTCAACGACCTCTTCACCACACCTGCCGCCCGCGGCAGAGGGGTAGGGACGTTGCTGATGAACACCGCCCGAGCCTTTGCGCTGTTGACCGGCGCCAAGGGCATGGTGCTGGAAACGGCCACGGACAATCACCTCGCGCAACGGTTGTATGAATCATTGGGCTATGTGCGCGATACGGGTTACTACACCTACTGTCTCGACTTGAAGTAG
- a CDS encoding cupin domain-containing protein: MNSQACTAINFAEKYALFSEQWAPKVIAEMNDYQFKVVKIEGDFVWHSHADTDEAFIVLEGELRIDLRERAVVVGRGEMYVVPKGVEHKPYAEREVKLLLIEPRGVLNTGDQAGERTAMNDVWI; encoded by the coding sequence ATGAATTCCCAGGCCTGCACCGCGATTAACTTTGCCGAAAAATATGCCTTGTTCAGCGAGCAATGGGCGCCAAAGGTGATTGCCGAAATGAACGACTATCAGTTCAAGGTGGTGAAAATCGAAGGCGACTTTGTCTGGCATTCCCATGCCGATACCGATGAAGCCTTCATCGTCCTTGAAGGCGAGCTTCGCATCGATCTTCGGGAGCGGGCCGTCGTGGTTGGGCGGGGAGAAATGTACGTTGTCCCCAAGGGCGTCGAACACAAGCCTTATGCAGAACGCGAGGTGAAACTGTTGCTGATCGAGCCGCGAGGTGTGCTGAATACCGGTGATCAAGCCGGGGAAAGAACCGCAATGAATGATGTGTGGATCTAG
- a CDS encoding cysteine hydrolase family protein — MSTALLIIDVQRALCTGEYECFDIQRVIDTINGLSTKARVANIPVILIQHEEEGDLLQYGAEGWQLADGLKTSPQDLRVRKTTPDSFYQTHLHEHLQELDVERLIICGLQTDYCVNATVREALSRGYDVVLASDAHSTIDNGTMSAEDIITEHNKDLAHLTGSVARIDVVPASEINI, encoded by the coding sequence ATGAGCACCGCACTCCTGATCATCGATGTCCAACGCGCGCTGTGCACCGGCGAGTATGAATGCTTCGACATCCAGCGCGTCATCGACACCATCAACGGCCTCAGCACCAAAGCCCGAGTCGCCAATATTCCGGTCATCCTGATCCAGCACGAAGAAGAGGGCGACCTGCTGCAATACGGCGCCGAAGGCTGGCAACTGGCAGACGGCCTGAAGACGTCACCCCAAGACCTGCGCGTGCGCAAAACCACCCCGGATTCGTTCTACCAGACCCACCTGCATGAACATCTGCAAGAGCTGGACGTCGAACGCCTGATTATCTGCGGCCTGCAAACCGACTACTGCGTCAACGCCACGGTCCGTGAGGCATTATCGCGAGGCTACGATGTGGTGCTGGCGTCCGATGCTCATTCCACAATCGACAATGGCACGATGAGCGCCGAAGACATCATCACCGAACACAACAAGGATCTGGCGCATCTGACCGGTTCCGTGGCGCGGATCGATGTCGTGCCGGCCAGCGAAATCAATATCTGA